A stretch of Miscanthus floridulus cultivar M001 chromosome 13, ASM1932011v1, whole genome shotgun sequence DNA encodes these proteins:
- the LOC136501875 gene encoding calcium-binding protein PBP1-like, with protein sequence MISRDNSSMDSDKGASVQFQDFLPLMARKLGVEGLIQELCKGFQLLMEPRAGKITFRSLKQNVARLGLGQLRDDELLEMMKEGDLDGDGALDQMECILMVRLSPELMEEEAHRMFQH encoded by the coding sequence ATGATCTCGCGGGATAATTCCAGCATGGACTCAGACAAGGGCGCCTCCGTGCAGTTCCAGGACTTCCTGCCATTGATGGCGAGGAAGCTCGGCGTGGAGGGCCTGATCCAGGAGCTCTGCAAGGGGTTCCAGCTGCTCATGGAGCCCAGGGCAGGAAAGATCACCTTCCGGAGCCTGAAGCAGAACGTGGCCAGGCTCGGGCTTGGCCAGCTCCGGGATGATGAGCTCCTGGAGATGATGAAGGAAGGCGACCTGGACGGGGATGGGGCGCTGGATCAGATGGAGTGCATCCTCATGGTCAGACTGAGCCCTGAGCTGATGGAAGAAGAGGCACACAGGATGTTTCAGCATTGA